The sequence GAGAGCACGTTTtataaaaagaggaaaaaaaaactttCAACCAGTACATAGccacaatttaattattattggaTAAGATCATCCACATATAgatgtttatttattacataatCACACATTATAGTAAACGAAATGATACTTCCATAAAATTTGCATATACTCGACAGCGATTATTGCATATATGCGCGTAGGTGGATTTCCAGGTTCAGTAGATAGTAGCGGCACAAAGTTTCATTCATTATGATAGAGAGAGGAGTCTAAGCTTGGGCAAGGTGGGCATCAATGTCTTTGGTGACATCAACTGCAAATTCAAGCATGGAAGTCGGCTCGGGAATATTTGCATTCAGCTTCTCGTATACGAGGGTCCAATGCACAATGCTTCCCTTCCCCTTAGGTGTAGCTTGAACAACAAATTTGAAACTTTTATACTCCTTCAGTAGATCTCCTTCAATCACTTTGAAGGTAGTGGACATGTTCACGTCATCTATGTCTTCCACGACCTCCTTTGCAACCTTAGCTTTTCCATCTGTTAATTTGTCCCCCAccaaaagtaaaagaaaagggaaaaatcaCCGTCAAATAgtacaagaacaagaaatatataattaatcaatggcTAAAATTGCATAAGAACAATGATATGGTGtagttatatataattaccATGGACATAATTCCAGTAAAGAACAGAGCCCTTTTTTCCAAATTCACCTTCATGTAAATCACATGTTTGTATATTTTGAGGTGAAGCAATGGTCATGTGGTGTGGTCTGCCGCCCATTACATCATGAAACTTGTCAGCTGAAGTTTTGATTTCTACATCAACCTCCATCTTACCAGAGAGAGCCATTTTTCTTCTATCAATTGCGAAAACAATACAATAATGCAAGGAAAATGGCTGTGGAGGAGAAATGCTTAGGCCTCAATGCTCATTTATAGAAGGCAAGACTCGAGCTAAATTATTTCCAAGAGCCATGTAGCTTACTAAGCTACAAAGAGAAGGAGAACAATTCTTTTTTCCGAATTTCTAAATTAGTACTATAATTTATGAACAAATTATGATTGCCCCCtgaaataattcaatttgattcCCTTGCTTGTCCCCTGCTTAACTCTTTGAGAACCGTAGATCTACTTCTGTTTCCTTGCTTTTAGTCTTAAAAATATTGACTTGCTGTTCTTTGtctttttcataaaaagaaagaattaaaatagaatttgactctttttgtttatttactaGAATTgactcttttgtttttttgtttaaagcagaaaataaattattgaaataatacATTAATCTAACAGGTTCTTTgtaattttgagttttaaaaaaataagtggACAAAGATCAAATTTTATTGTGAAATTTGAGAAATGCGATTAGACGTCGTAAACACTTCTTCAAAAGTTTTAATGCAACTGTATATTTAAGTTTTAACTCGAGACCTTAGTTAAGTCAGAAGAAGCTCTTACAATCTCATCTAAATGCTCTTGAATTAGTAATTGAGTTATTCAAACttataactttatatatttatgtatttttatattgttatgAGTATAATACTTTTGATTTCACCTTTGtcatagaatttaattagtacttttgatttattttgtgtcaaaattaaataaaaaataaaagcttgaataatatatactcagtttatttttctattgaattaaatttccCTATATCTACctactaatatatattaaaacatgAATGAGAAATTTGATtggtagataaataattgGGATTTCCTGATTGTCTAATATAAGTAGGAGCCATTCCACTTTTAAAGAGAGAGACAAAACAAATAGTTCCCCATAAATACATGGTTCATGCATCTTTGATTTAGTTGTTGGagttgataattatttaattgactGATGATTGTTTTACtgaattcaaaatattatagataattattttagtgcAGATAGTAATGAATTTCATATAGAAGTTTccttgtttaattttttttagcataACTACCCTTAACAAAGTATTCTTTAAACTAGAAAGTTCTAAGGATAgattgtttattttcttttatttaaaaaatcttatacaaaaattacttAGTTATtgtaataaatcaaatttaatgaCTTTCCTACTAAAGCATATTTTACACGTTTTAATGTATTAGGTGAGTCAGATCTTATCAGATACTTGTTAATACTTTGTTAATCATTCATATTAATGGATactcaaataaaataacctaTTATATAGGAACTCaacaaaataattcaataaaaataataaatttaaaacaaaaatgtgAAAATCTGACTGTAGGTAATACTTATAGAATTGTTTATCATGGATCCGAGACTATAATACATTACGTACATGCATATGTGtgaaaccttttcttttttaattttaaatattaaaggtAATGTCACACTGCataaatacaacttttacttttatccTGTCtcgtctttttattttttttattaataattttttttattttatattttcaatgtatatttgatatttttattttattataatactaaatttatctttaagCGATATGCTAGTTAGtatttttacaataaattattatatatttgatatacaaGTCTTATTAGAATCATAGAGAatattatgtatatgtatatgggAAAATCTCTGGTATGGCTCTATACAAGTTCAAGTGAAAATTGAGATCGTATAGAGTTTTTACATAATCAATCATCTCTCCatcctttcaattaaaaatgGGAAGTTCATGagataaaatttctataatcTGTATCATAAATTGTTTTCACAAATATTGCTGACCAGTTGTAAATTAATGCATgcaattatatattctttccTTTAAGTGTGGTTTATTTCGtattcttcatttcttttatgctAGTCATTTCTAATAATCAATATCATATAAGCTGTTACAAATCTGAGAAAGCACAAGTCTTTCATTTtgtctcattttctttaatttttaataattcaattcattATATAAGACTACAGTGGaacttaattatattcttaccttaacaaaatatataaataacaaattgccaccaaatgaaaaaattatggGCTCGCTTGGGAAAGTGAACCTGCCTTATAAATTGAGTGGATCTATGTTTTCATCCTCAGCCAATTTttcttctcaaatttataaaagtaaaaagcaACGCTTGaatgcatattttttaaaatagaaaataaaaaataaaatttcaacgCACAGTGCTTATTGCATAAAGTGgatgtttgtttattattaatagaaatagtATTAGAgccaaaatttaattattaatagatAAGACCATTTGCATAAAGTGGATGTTTGTTTATTACATCGTTACACATAATAGTAAACGAATAATACTTCCACAAAACTTACATATGTTCGGTGGTGATTATTGCATATATATGCACGCAGGTGGACATCCACACAAAGTTTTATTGATTCTGAAAGAGAGTGGAGTCTAAGTTTGGGCAAGGTGGGCATCAATATCTTTGGTgacattaactaaaaattcaaGCAAGGAAGTCGGCTCAGGAATATTTGCATTCAGCTTCTCGTATTCGAGGATCCAACGCACAGTGCTTCCATCGCCCTTAGGTGTAGCCTGAACAACAAATTTGAAACTTTTGTACTCCTTCAGTATATCTCCTTCAATCACTTTGAAGGTAGTGGACATGTTCACATGATCTATGTCTTCCACGAGCTCCTTTGCAACCTTAACTTTCCCATCTGTTATTTTGTCCCCCAcccagaaaagaaagaaaaaagaaaagaaaaatcacagTTAAGTAATACTAGAACATGAAATATATAATCAATGGCTAAAACTGCGCAAGAACTATGATATGGTGtagttatttataattacCATGGACATAATTCCAGCGGAGAACGGAGCCCTTTTTTCCAAATTCACCTTCATGTAAATCACATGTTTGTATATTTTGAGGTGAAGCAATGGCGGTGTGGTGTGGTCTGCCGCCCATTACATCATGGAACTTGTCAGCGGAAGTTTTGATTTCTACATCAACCTCCATCTTACCAGAGAGAGCCATTTTTCTTCTATCAATTGCGAAAACAATACAATAATGCAAGGAAAACGGTTGTGGAGGAGAAATGCTTAGGCCTCAATGCTTATTTATAGAAGGCAAGACTCGAGCTAAATTATTTCCAAGAGCCATGTCATCTTATTAAGCTACAACGAGAAGAAGAACAGttctttttctgaaatttcaaaattaatactattagtAATGAACAAATTATGATTGCGCccttgaaaaaaataaattcaaattgaCCCCCTTGCTTGTCCCCGGCTTAACGCTTTAAGAACCGTGGATCTACTTCTATCTCTCTTGctttaattagttttagaaACATTGAATTGTCgttttatgtctttttcatagaaagagaaaactaaaatagaattggctcttttctttattcaatAGAATTAActcttttgcttttgatttaaaacagaaaataaaaaattaaaataatacattaGTCTAACAGGTTCTTTATAATTTGAAGTTTGAAAACATAAGTGCACAAAGAGCAACTTTCATtgcaaaaattgaaaaatgagATCAGTAATTGAGTTATTCcaacttataaatttatgtatttttatactGCTATAAGTGTCAATCCTTTTCATTTCATCTTTGCCATATAATTTGAATTGtagttttgattattttgttgaaaaattAAGTAAAGGAAAAATTACTTTGAATAATATGTACCCGGTTCATTTTTCTGTTGAATTAATTTTCCCTATACCTAGCTACctactaatatatattaaacatgAATGAGAAATTTGATtggtagataaataattgGGATTTCCTGATTGTCTGGTTTATCAACATAAGTAGGAGCAATTCCCCATAAATACATGGGTCATGCATGTTTGATTTAGTTGCTGtagttgataattatttaatttgctAATCagtgaatttaaaatattatagataattattttagtgcAGATAATAATGCATTTTATATAGAAGTTTACtcgtttaatttttttagcacAACTACCTTTAACAAAGTACTTTAAAACTTATAAAACTTGGTGAAATTGGCTACGAGAGTTTCCTATTTCCCAAACAATATAGGTTTGATTTTAGGGATCACCACTTATAGATAGTTAATTAATCTCCATGCTCGTATATATCAAGTTAGTcgaattaaaatacttttaaatttgatttgatttgattagaaattttaaatttgattttttaattcataggAGGCCAAATGGGTTGTGGACTGCACAACAGGGGATAGCTATTTCCTTACACTCACCATAAAGACAAATTTTTACCTAGGCAGAAGTGGAGACTTGAACTCAAGACCTCTATCTCCCAAGGGCAATTGCTCTTGCTACGTGAGTTAGGCCTcaaatttgagatttttttttttaacttaggCTCAATTAAGGttgtttgaattatttaatacaAAGGGTAAGTTcataggaaaataaaaagttaaaatttaattgaatatcatttattaagtttaaggttgtttgaattatttaatacaAAGGGTTAGATTTTTCAATCTTCTTCTCAATCCTAATAAAAAtgagtaaaatattaataaaatatttattcttgaaTCATCTATTTGTTCACGTAACGATATTGGATTCTTTTTGGTTATGGAATGACTCAATAAACCTAATGTTAAGTGATCAACTCTTTTTTATTATCGCCGAACTAAAgcaatatcaataaattttgattaataatttcgTTAGAGATTAAAATATACTTtagtaaaattgaaaatttaaagactttcaagaaatttgagaataaatctaaaatgcaaatttatttgacaattaagtcaataaaataataatcctTAAATTCCTTATCATTGCGATTAATTAACATTAGACTTGTTGTGATTTACTCTTAGGCTTATTATACTAGTTAGAATAtgtattcttttattacattaacAATTTATTGATTCTTTATAAACTGAATGCTGTAACGTGactaaattagtaaaaaagtttaaaatttatttgttcagtttattattaaatatcaagTTTGTCTAAAATTACTTTGggataaatattatttatcctTTGAGATTTGATCTAATTTATAACTcagtttttgtattttttttattacattaaactCCCCTtcagttttaataaaactaactattatTTCATTCCGTGTTAGTTGAATGACTAAACTGGTGATTTAAGATCACAATTTGATCTTTAGATATATGGTCAAGTATCAAACTcgtcaaaaattaattttattatcaaattaatagtaaaattttatttttagcacaagttaattttaatgtctgattaaaataatgactttaatattttttacttgtttatattttttattattttaacatatttgaattcaaaatttttttaaaagtattaaaagatgtttatttcttatttaatgttattaaattattatgtagtttaattttaaattcttaaataaaataaatagttcaaagttattatttttattagacactaaaattacactatattaaaaataaaagttttacttgtattaatctcatttgaatagttgataaaaagtttcatttttaacatataagaTTATCAAGATCTTCTTTATTGATAGTGAATTTATCAACTTGTTCTCTAAACTATTTCACTAGattaagatataattatttaatttaagtttaattaaataagaaattgctaagcgaattatataaaatgtgaTTTACTTCTTGTAAGTGTCACCCTTGTATTTACTTAGTATGtataagtataattaaatttgccTAATTGGaggttataaaaataactattttgaagaaattatttGGATGGTATTGGATTCAACTGAAAGtagtaaataaattgattaattaagttaattttattttagaattgaattgaaatttatatttgaggAGGAGGCTAAAAGTAGAGTTGAATTAATATGGAGCTTTAGTGGAAAATATACcggttggtatttttataaataatagtgTCCGTATGGCATTATggtaatatcaaatataaaagcaagggtaaataagtaactctctatttataataattttaatttggcttAAAGGTAGCAACCAACGACTTAATTAAAAGAGTGATATTGAGCTTGAGGGTTTAGGAAGAATTTTCAGGGATTAATAATCTTTAACTAAAGAATGTAGAGTCTAAATGGcgatatgaaaaagaaagaaataaaataaagaagaaggagaaaagaacaggaaaggagaaagaagaaaaagaaagaaagaagaagctTGGCTACCGCCATGGCGGATAAGGGAAGAAGAAGTCCGAGGGTGAAATTGGCCAGAAGACGGAGGAAGCGTCGGCGAGTGCGGCCGGCAACAATTGcaagaaaaaataaggaaGGCGACAACAGCTTCTCACTACCGTGCAAGGCGATTCAGGCGTCCATTTTTGGTGCTGATGCTCTTAAAACGACCAGCAACTCGTGGgctttcatttctttatcATCATCCCTTATGGCTGCCGAAATATTAAAACCCGACGAGATAAGCTCATGGGAACGAATTTAGGTTTCTCTTGATTTTCGGCGACTTCCTGCAAGGTTTGGCTTATCAGAGTTATGGATGAACTCCTCTTCTCACAAGTTTTTCAATGGCACTAATTTTGcagcgatcggactccgttgaGAAATCGACGGTTGAAACTGTTTATGATGTATCAAAATGATCAGAGAATCAGATGATAGAATATTCATCTGCGCATTGTCTCGAGTCTGTAGGCGCactcggatcgtcgatcggactgaAGCGGCTGAAGACGAGTCGACCGATTTATTAAGCGTCTCGATAATTCTATAGCCTGctgattttagaaattattaactaaaaattatattggttatttattggagaaaaacaatttaagaTTTATGTGTAAGtatcttagaaaataaaaaacatatgCTATCGAAATTGAgcaatatgataattttatataaaatcttttatttagttGCATTAGAACTATTAATAACATGAAGCTAAATAATTagcataaataaattagtgaATCTTGAATAGATAACTATAAATTCTAGTAATTCATTTAGGTATTTGCAATTGAGATTTTAACTAAATGATTAgcctataattaaaattgattatgtTGTTGCTGAATACTAGAAGTGTTTCTAGCAAGTTCTAGACCCGTTATATGGGGGGTAAACATCTatattttaggggaggttctaccGAATTTTCGGTTGCATTTCCGAGTCGAAATTATTAGACAGTCAATTCTAGGAGTTTAGGCCtagggttatttattaaatattttatttttattgattgaattattcccgtgaatagataatctaTCGTTTTAGCCTGCTCCACCCGAGGCTTAGGAGCAGAGCAAGAGGCCATCATAAATGTGAGTTAAAGTTGTATATCTGGTATACTTGTATTatgctaaaattttatatagcaatttcgattaattgatttatagatttaaattatttatttatttattattcatttaaataaccgttttatggaattaattatctatttactatttatatatcattttctacatcattgatattatgattgtatattgactcgggatgggacgacaGTAGAATATGTCACCCGATGGGTTACATCACGACCACGTGCGCACCAATATAGATATGAGACAgtgaaaagaatatttttgaaattttcctTGGTCGAGTTCAACTCTGGGGCCGTGAAGATTTGATTGCCCGATTAAAGGTTCtggtcgagcgttgctctctATGTCGCAAGCTTTATTTAGAGtcaagtgaccggactggatttaaggacctgGTCGAGCCCCGTTCTCTGGGCGCCAATCCTATTCGCAGTGGGAGAGCCgaaaagtttatttttgagATTAGAGTTCGCTAGGTACTCGTACCATAACgtttaaattgtatttcttGAATCATGTATTGCAGcgttttaatatgatataatatttattctaatcaaataaatattttattaagatgGTTGCATGTATTtttggattatatgattttaactcactctcgaggtgataatctcaaatttaattatttttcaagtgTTTGTTAGTTTTCCATGATTGTTCTTCTCATGGCCCGACTTCCTTTATCTTCGTGTTTAatgtaactaattttatttgtatgtttAGTTTTTAGAATTCTAGATTCTTCACAATAGTGATttcaaaacttattattttgttttggcaTGTTAAACTAGGTATTGCCTAATTTGTACTTGTGgtgaattaaatatgtagtatcTGGGTGGTTTGAAAGTTTGTTAtgcaaaaattttataatggaTAGAATTTGAATTATACTTTGATTAAGTTCTTTGAATATTCGGACTTGCAACGGATTTCAGTGTCCTTACACCTATCCATTCCCTATCGCCGGTTACGGGCCCATAGATCAGTTCATGACGATTCAAGTTCAAGTAAAAATTGAGATCCTATAGAGTTTTCACATGATCAATCAACTCTCCATCCTCTCAATAAAAAATGGAAAGTTCGTGAGataaaatttttgtaatttgcattataaatttatttcacaAATATTGCTGATCAGTTATAAATTAATgcatgtaattatattttcttatttcaagTGTAGTTTATTTCGgcataattttttcattttttttctgttaGTCATTTCTAATCATCAGTACcataaaattttttactaaCTTAAAATGGTTAAATCTTGAAAAGAATAtcataaatatctatttttttttttatttttttatttgtattgtgttaaaatataaaaatataaatttttttatttttttttgaaattaatggttttagttttcttttggTTCTTTTTAACCACCGAAAACAAAAAATactgtaaattttttttaaaaagtaaaaagatagtatatttaaaaaaatttatacaggAAATgcgatattttttattaattttagaatatttttaaaaattactttaaatctttttgacCATGTTTTGTAAATGTTCTAAAAGAGCATAAGTCTTTTATTTTGTCTcatttatcttgaaatttttaataaatcaattcaCTACATAAGACTACACGAGcgactaattatatttttacctttaacaaatttatcaagaacaaattgccaccaaatgaaaaaattatggGCTTCGGCGAACCTGCCTCGTGAATTGTGTTCATGGCGGATTTATGATTTCATCCTCCTAGTGAATCTCTTCTAAAAAATTCACCATGACAATAACACATATCACTtcatatatgaaatttagctaataaaaaataattttaaagaatcGCTTGAGAGCACGTTTtataaaaagaggaaaaaaaaactttCAACCAGTACATAGccacaatttaattattattggaTAAGATCATCCACATATAgatgtttatttattacataatCACACATTATAGTAAACGAAATGATACTTCCATAAAATTTGCATATACTCGACAGCGATTATTGCATATATGCGCGTAGGTGGATTTCCAGGTTCAGTAGATAGTAGCGGCACAAAGTTTCATTCATTATGATAGAGAGAGGAGTCTAAACTTGGGCAAGGTGGGCATCAATGTCTTTGGTGACATCAACTGCAAATTCAAGCATGGAAGTCGGCTCGGGAATATTTGCATTCAGCTTCTCGTATACGAGGGTCCAATGCACAATGCTTCCCTTCCCCTTAGGTGTAGCTTGAACAACAAATTTGAAACTTTTATACTCCTTCAGTAGATCTCCTTCAATCACTTTGAAGGTAGTGGACATGTTCACGTCATCTATGTCTTCCACGACCTCCTTTGCAACCTTAGCTTTTCCATCTGTTAATTTGTCCCCCAccaaaagtaaaagaaaagggaaaaatcaCCGTCAAATAgtacaagaacaagaaatatataattaatcaatggcTAAAATTGCATAAGAACAATGATATGGTGtagttatatataattaccATGGACATAATTCCAGTAAAGAACAGAGCCCTTTTTTCCAAATTCACCTTCATGTAAATCACATGTTTGTATATTTTGAGGTGAAGCAATGGTCATGTGGTGTGGTCTGCCGCCCATTACATCATGAAACTTGTCAGCTGAAGTTTTGATTTCTACATCAACCTCCATCTTACCAGAGAGAGCCATTTTCTTCTATCAATTGCGAAAACAATACAATAATGCAAGGAAAATGGCTGTGGAGGAGAAATGCTTAGGCCTCAATGCTCATTTATAGAAGGCAAGACTCGAGCTAAATTATTTCCAAGAGCCATGTAGCTTACTAAGCTACAAAGAGAAGGAGAACAATTCTTTTTTCCGAATTTCTAAATTAGTACTATAATTTATGAACAAATTATGATTGCCCCCtgaaataattcaatttgattcCCTTGCTTGTCCCCTGCTTAACTCTTTGAGAACCGTAGATCTACTTCTGTTTCCTTGCTTTTAGTCTTAAAAATATTGACTTGCTGTTCTTTGtctttttcataaaaagaaagaattaaaatagaatttgactctttttgtttatttactaGAATTgactcttttgtttttttgtttaaagcagaaaataaattattgaaataatacATTAATCTAACAGGTTCTTTgtaattttgagttttaaaaaaataagtggACAAAGATCAAATTTTATTGTGAAATTTGAGAAATGCGATTAGACGTCGTAAACACTTCTTCAAAAGTTTTAATGCAACTGTATATTTAAGTTTTAACTCGAGACCTTAGTTAAGTCAGAAGAAGCTCTTACAATCTCATCTAAATGCTCTTGAATTAGTAATTGAATTATTCAAACTTATAATGTGtgattatgtaattaaattatgcCGTCGAGTATATGCAAATTTTACGGAAGTATCATTTCGTTTACTATAATGTGTGattatgtaataaataaacatcTACATATGGATGATCTTATccactaataattaaattgtggCTATGTACTGGTTgaaagtttcttttttctttttataaaacatTCTCTCAAGCGATtcttcaaaattattttttatttgctaaATTTCATAAATGAAGTGATATGTGTTATTGTATTTggtgaaattttgaaaagagaAATTCGCTAGTAGGATGAAATCATAAATCCACCATGAACACAATTCATGAGGCAGGTTCGCCCAAGCccataattttttcatttggtGGTAATTGTTCTTGATAAATTTGTTAaaggtaaaaatataattagttgcTCTTGTAGTCTTATGTAGTGAActgatttattaaaaattcaagatAAATAAGACAAAATGAAAGACTTGTTTGTACTTTTTTAGAACATTTACAAAACATggtaaaaaagatttaaagtgatttttaaaaatatcctaaaattaataaaaaatatcatatttcctgtataaattttttaaagaaatactatttttttactttctttttaaatttacagtGTGTTTGTTTTCGCTGGTTAAAAAGAACCAAAAGCAAACTAAAActcttaatttaaaaaaaacacttatattttgatattttaatatagtacaaataaaaaaataaaaaaatagatatttatgatatttttttcaaaatttaaccattttaagtttgtaaatttttttatggtaTTGATGATTAGAAATGActaacataaaagaaatgaaaaaaattatgcgGGAATAAACTACAATTgagataagaaaatattattacatgTATTAATTTACAACTAATGAGCAATATTtgtgaaagaaaatttataatgcaaattacataaattttatctcATGAACTTTCCATTTTTGATTGAAAGGTTAGAGAGTTGATTGATCATGTGAAAACTCTATAGGATCTCAATTTTTACTTGAACTTGTATCCTCACGAATCGATTTTTGGGCCCATGACTGGCACTAggaaatgggtaggcgtaaagCCACTGAGATTCGTAGAAAGCTTGACCATTCATTAACTTAATCAAAGtataattcaaattatatCCATTATAACATTTTTGCACAACTAAAGTTCAACCACCGAgatactacatatttaattaagtctGTCAACACAAATTAGGCAATACCCGGTTTAAcataccaaaataaaataataaattttgaaatcactactgcggagaatttAGAATcctaaaaatcaaacatacaaataaaattatttacattaaACCCGAAGATAAAGGAAGTCGGGCTGCTAGAGGAGAACAACTGCGGAAAAACTAACAAAcacctgaaaaataattaaatttgagattgtcagtctcgagagtgagttaaaatcatataatccaaaaatacatacaaccatctcaataaaatatttatttaatcagaaataaagattatatcatattaaaacgCGTGTAGTGCTATGATtcagtaaaatataatttaaatgttaTGGGACGAGTatctcagtagaaccctaatcccaaaaATAGTAGTCTTTCCGCTCTCTCActccaataggactggcgtCCAGAGAGTGGGGCTCGACCATGGTCCTTACATCGAGTCTGCTCACTTGATTCCAAATAATgtcggcgcctagagagcaacaTTCGACCAAGGACCTTTAATCCGGCGATTAAATCTTCACGGCCCAAAAAGTTgaactcgaccagggcaagtctcgaaaatattcttttactacctgTCCTAGATCTATATTGGTGTGCACGcagtcctgatgcaacccatcaggtgacatgttctactgccgtctcatc comes from Ricinus communis isolate WT05 ecotype wild-type chromosome 5, ASM1957865v1, whole genome shotgun sequence and encodes:
- the LOC8264364 gene encoding MLP-like protein 28; its protein translation is MALSGKMEVDVEIKTSADKFHDVMGGRPHHMTIASPQNIQTCDLHEGEFGKKGSVLYWNYVHDGKAKVAKEVVEDIDDVNMSTTFKVIEGDLLKEYKSFKFVVQATPKGKGSIVHWTLVYEKLNANIPEPTSMLEFAVDVTKDIDAHLAQA
- the LOC125370086 gene encoding MLP-like protein 28 translates to MALSGKMEVDVEIKTSADKFHDVMGGRPHHMTIASPQNIQTCDLHEGEFGKKGSVLYWNYVHDGKAKVAKEVVEDIDDVNMSTTFKVIEGDLLKEYKSFKFVVQATPKGKGSIVHWTLVYEKLNANIPEPTSMLEFAVDVTKDIDAHLAQHQHQKWTPESPSLSGKMEVDVEIKTSADKFHDVMGGRPHHTAIASPQNIQTCDLHEGEFGKKGSVLRWNYVHDGKVKVAKELVEDIDHVNMSTTFKVIEGDILKEYKSFKFVVQATPKGDGSTVRWILEYEKLNANIPEPTSLLEFLVNVTKDIDAHLAQT